One genomic window of Bacillus mycoides includes the following:
- a CDS encoding YesK-like family protein, with the protein MDWLDGFGIFYIIGGVTILLVFFMSYLLKKRFPDKQFDIIFALSLVLLCLAFFPVTMIAIGGWEGMGYGFICFFVLIGTLIGMIAHQLVKIVRKSYV; encoded by the coding sequence GTGGATTGGTTAGATGGATTTGGTATCTTTTACATCATTGGTGGAGTCACGATTCTCCTTGTATTTTTTATGTCATATTTACTAAAGAAACGTTTTCCAGACAAACAGTTTGATATTATATTTGCACTTAGTTTAGTACTTCTTTGTTTAGCCTTCTTTCCTGTAACAATGATTGCTATTGGTGGATGGGAAGGAATGGGATATGGATTTATTTGTTTCTTCGTTTTAATTGGTACACTTATTGGTATGATTGCTCATCAACTTGTAAAAATAGTTCGGAAAAGTTATGTATAA